From the genome of Streptomyces sp. NBC_00659, one region includes:
- a CDS encoding long-chain-fatty-acid--CoA ligase: MTNLVTLLAATVAAHGENVAVRHDDDTLTYAELDDASARVAALLRDRGLLPGDRVALTMPNVPLFPVLYYGILRAGGVVVPMNPLLKAREVAFTLRDCGARVALVSPLFADEVTKAAAETGTDCLVTGSADFDTLMRGHEPLRDTPDRADDDPALILYTSGTTGTPKGAELSHRNLASNTLTTAETLLQVGPDDVLFGGLPLFHAFGQTCALNVAVATGATLTLLPRFDPGSALEIIARDKVTVFLGVPTMYAALLHAELPDGFDAGLVRLAVSGGAALPVEVLHGFERRFGAAVLEGYGLSETSPVAAFNHPDRPRKAGSIGMPIRGVEMRLVAEGGGAVAPGEVGEIAIRGENVMTGYWNRPDATAEAVRDGWFHSGDLARVDEDGFYFIVDRKKDMIIRGGYNVYPREIEEVLYEHPAVAEAAVVGMPHPLHGEEIAAVVTLRPGAQATAEEIRAHAKERVAAYKYPRVVTIAAELPKGPTGKILKREIVVSGP, encoded by the coding sequence ATGACCAACCTCGTCACCCTTCTGGCCGCCACCGTCGCGGCCCACGGCGAGAACGTCGCCGTCCGCCACGACGACGACACGCTCACCTACGCCGAACTCGACGACGCCAGTGCGCGGGTGGCGGCGCTGCTGCGGGACCGTGGGCTGCTGCCGGGCGACCGTGTCGCGCTGACCATGCCCAACGTCCCGCTGTTCCCGGTCCTCTACTACGGCATCCTGCGGGCCGGCGGAGTCGTCGTCCCGATGAACCCGCTGCTCAAGGCCCGCGAGGTCGCTTTCACCCTGCGCGACTGCGGAGCGCGCGTCGCGCTGGTGTCCCCGCTGTTCGCCGACGAGGTGACCAAGGCCGCAGCGGAGACGGGCACCGACTGCCTGGTGACCGGTTCCGCGGACTTCGACACCCTGATGCGCGGCCACGAACCCCTGCGCGACACCCCGGACCGGGCGGACGACGATCCCGCCCTGATCCTCTACACCTCCGGCACCACCGGAACGCCCAAGGGTGCCGAACTGTCGCACCGGAACCTGGCGAGCAACACCCTCACCACGGCCGAGACCCTCCTCCAGGTCGGACCGGACGACGTGCTCTTCGGCGGCCTGCCCCTCTTCCACGCCTTCGGCCAGACCTGCGCGCTCAACGTGGCCGTCGCGACCGGAGCCACACTGACCCTGCTGCCCCGGTTCGACCCGGGAAGCGCCCTGGAGATCATCGCCCGGGACAAGGTCACCGTCTTCCTCGGCGTGCCGACGATGTACGCGGCGCTGCTGCACGCCGAACTCCCCGACGGCTTCGACGCCGGACTGGTGCGCCTGGCCGTCTCGGGCGGGGCCGCGCTTCCGGTCGAGGTCCTGCACGGATTCGAGCGGCGCTTCGGTGCGGCCGTGCTGGAGGGGTACGGGCTGTCCGAGACCTCGCCCGTGGCCGCGTTCAACCACCCGGACCGTCCGCGCAAGGCGGGCTCGATCGGTATGCCCATCCGCGGGGTCGAGATGCGGCTCGTCGCCGAGGGCGGCGGCGCGGTCGCGCCCGGAGAGGTGGGCGAGATCGCCATCCGCGGCGAGAACGTCATGACCGGGTACTGGAACCGGCCGGACGCCACCGCGGAGGCGGTCCGCGACGGCTGGTTCCACAGCGGTGATCTGGCCCGCGTCGACGAGGACGGCTTCTACTTCATCGTCGACCGCAAGAAAGACATGATCATCCGCGGCGGATACAACGTCTACCCGCGCGAGATCGAGGAAGTGCTGTACGAGCACCCCGCCGTCGCCGAGGCCGCCGTCGTGGGGATGCCGCACCCCCTGCACGGTGAGGAGATCGCGGCCGTGGTCACGCTCCGGCCCGGCGCCCAGGCCACGGCCGAGGAGATCCGCGCGCACGCCAAGGAGCGGGTCGCCGCGTACAAGTACCCCAGGGTCGTCACGATCGCGGCCGAACTGCCCAAGGGGCCCACGGGCAAGATCCTCAAGCGGGAGATCGTGGTCAGCGGCCCGTGA
- a CDS encoding ArsR/SmtB family transcription factor, with product MSTPLYQLKAEFFKTLGHPARIRVLELLSEREHAVAEMLPEVGIEAAHLSQQLAVLRRANLVVTRKEGSTVYYSLTSPHVTELLRVARTILSGVLTGQAELLADLKAAQQEMKAPS from the coding sequence ATGAGCACGCCGCTGTACCAGCTGAAGGCCGAGTTCTTCAAAACCCTTGGGCACCCGGCCCGCATCCGCGTCCTGGAACTGCTCAGCGAGCGTGAACACGCCGTCGCGGAGATGCTGCCCGAGGTGGGCATCGAAGCCGCCCACCTGTCCCAGCAGCTTGCTGTGCTGCGCCGGGCGAACCTGGTGGTGACGCGCAAGGAGGGCTCGACGGTGTACTACTCCCTGACCAGCCCGCACGTGACGGAGCTGCTCAGGGTCGCGCGGACCATCCTGTCCGGGGTGCTGACCGGGCAGGCCGAGCTGCTCGCCGACCTGAAGGCCGCTCAGCAGGAGATGAAAGCGCCCTCCTAG
- a CDS encoding pyridoxamine 5'-phosphate oxidase family protein: MSVTPATLRMVEVVGAEALWPLPGAAAVRLSVTDDVDKVRAAPGTGWTVTLTVPAEATTDPNEAVQYRRALVNRSHGPHAAIVCICPLTVSGLRLARGTES, from the coding sequence ATGAGCGTCACTCCCGCCACTCTGCGCATGGTCGAAGTCGTCGGCGCGGAGGCACTGTGGCCACTGCCGGGGGCTGCTGCGGTTCGTTTGTCCGTGACGGACGACGTCGACAAGGTCCGGGCAGCGCCCGGTACCGGCTGGACGGTGACGCTCACTGTGCCCGCCGAGGCGACTACCGACCCGAACGAGGCCGTCCAGTACCGCCGTGCGCTCGTGAACCGGAGCCACGGCCCGCATGCTGCGATCGTCTGCATCTGCCCCCTGACGGTATCCGGCCTCCGGCTGGCCCGCGGGACGGAGAGCTGA
- a CDS encoding 3-keto-5-aminohexanoate cleavage protein, with amino-acid sequence MHFHDDSLFPENQEKLVIQAAPYGPEWLPGDADDLPLTMDEHVQAAVDCYNAGATVLHIHVRELDGKGSKRLSMFNELIGRLRETVPDMVLQIGGSISFAPEGEGADAKWLDFDSRHMLADLDPKPDQVTIAINTSQMNIVEIMTDDDLEGTSIAKPDYYKAYRDMYLEAGPDFYLEHLKRLSASGIQPHFQLATLAQLETVERLIRSGVHTGPLVLNYVAIGGGFAGRHPADLIEFVRRVPDGAVLTIESSMRAVAPMNAIGIALGVHVRVGNEDNLWGRKGQRMSSVEQIEQMVQISQALGRDIATGAEARKIYKIGETYSSTDETLAQLGMVPNRRPGQRGFMLRDA; translated from the coding sequence GTGCACTTCCACGACGACTCACTGTTCCCCGAGAACCAGGAAAAGCTCGTCATCCAGGCCGCTCCCTACGGGCCCGAATGGCTTCCCGGCGACGCCGACGACCTGCCCCTGACGATGGACGAGCACGTGCAGGCGGCCGTCGACTGCTACAACGCCGGTGCCACCGTTCTCCACATCCACGTCCGCGAGCTCGACGGCAAGGGCTCCAAGCGGCTGTCCATGTTCAACGAGCTGATCGGACGGCTGCGCGAGACCGTGCCGGACATGGTCCTGCAGATCGGCGGGTCCATCTCGTTCGCCCCGGAGGGCGAGGGCGCGGACGCCAAGTGGCTCGACTTCGACAGCCGTCACATGCTCGCCGACCTGGACCCGAAGCCCGACCAGGTCACCATCGCGATCAACACCAGCCAGATGAACATCGTCGAGATCATGACCGACGACGATCTGGAAGGCACCTCGATCGCCAAGCCGGACTACTACAAGGCGTACCGGGACATGTACCTGGAGGCCGGTCCGGACTTCTACCTGGAGCACCTCAAGCGCCTGAGCGCGAGCGGTATCCAGCCGCACTTCCAGCTCGCGACCCTGGCCCAGCTCGAAACCGTGGAGCGGCTGATCCGGTCCGGTGTCCACACCGGCCCGCTGGTCCTCAACTACGTCGCGATCGGCGGCGGTTTCGCGGGCCGGCACCCCGCCGACCTGATCGAGTTCGTCCGCCGCGTCCCCGACGGCGCCGTCCTCACCATCGAGAGCTCCATGCGCGCCGTGGCGCCCATGAACGCGATCGGCATCGCACTCGGCGTGCACGTCCGGGTGGGCAACGAGGACAACCTGTGGGGGCGCAAGGGCCAGCGCATGTCCAGCGTCGAGCAGATCGAGCAGATGGTGCAGATCTCGCAGGCGCTCGGCCGTGACATCGCGACCGGCGCGGAGGCCAGGAAGATCTACAAGATCGGCGAGACCTACTCCAGCACCGACGAGACGCTCGCCCAGCTCGGCATGGTGCCCAACCGCCGTCCCGGACAGCGCGGCTTCATGCTCCGCGACGCCTGA
- a CDS encoding ATP-binding protein gives MSRLFETLPYRHILTLPTEPSAVRLSRRTAEQALTEWGISLRHPTVDPALLILGELVTNSVRHTVTLSPQLTVIYAAGSDCLAFAVHDRHPHQPALYGAAIGAGAGGLSTVMELTLGLGGSAVVRGDADGNGKSIWITLPL, from the coding sequence ATGTCCAGGCTGTTCGAAACTCTGCCGTACCGGCACATTCTCACCCTGCCCACCGAGCCGTCCGCTGTCCGGCTTTCCCGCCGGACCGCCGAACAGGCCCTGACCGAATGGGGGATCAGCCTGCGCCACCCCACCGTCGACCCGGCGCTGTTGATCCTCGGCGAACTGGTCACCAACAGTGTCCGGCACACTGTGACACTCTCCCCCCAGCTCACCGTCATCTACGCGGCCGGCTCCGACTGCCTGGCTTTTGCCGTCCACGACCGCCACCCCCACCAGCCGGCGCTGTACGGGGCCGCGATCGGCGCGGGGGCCGGTGGTCTGAGCACCGTCATGGAACTCACGCTCGGCCTGGGCGGCAGCGCCGTCGTCCGCGGTGACGCCGACGGAAACGGCAAAAGCATCTGGATCACCCTGCCCCTGTGA
- a CDS encoding TauD/TfdA family dioxygenase: MTGLTDADRTPPPPCSGPAVWTGPELADPGQWRTTLSETGLAEIDSALRETRRRDLTLLRLTAADFPLPGLGADLERLSGVLGHGRGFAVVRGIPVERLGETAASTVFWGIGRHLGHPVPQNADGLVLGRVRDTGRSPSDPAVRDDRTREALAFHTDPTDLLALLTLRTPRTGGHVSLVSAAAVHNAVLDLRPDLAGRLYRTYHFDRREEHAPGEPPCAVAPLVSRHDGPAGTLSMRYDRSCLESAQRFPHVPRLEPADHELFDLIDSVAGSPEYRLDLDLRAGDLLVLNTHRVMHARTAIEDPRSPEHEHHLLRLWLAFPQGPGSRDTHHWVTLRDVIRPRGTAAPRATNARRYPA, from the coding sequence ATGACAGGACTGACGGACGCGGACCGGACACCGCCCCCGCCCTGCTCGGGCCCCGCGGTGTGGACGGGCCCGGAGCTCGCCGACCCCGGGCAGTGGCGGACAACCCTGTCGGAGACCGGGCTCGCCGAGATCGACTCCGCGCTGCGCGAGACGCGCAGACGGGACCTCACCCTGCTGAGGCTGACAGCCGCCGACTTCCCGCTCCCCGGCCTCGGCGCCGACCTGGAGCGCCTCTCCGGTGTCCTCGGACACGGACGCGGGTTCGCGGTCGTCCGGGGCATCCCCGTCGAGCGGCTCGGTGAGACGGCCGCGAGCACCGTGTTCTGGGGGATCGGCCGGCACCTGGGGCACCCCGTACCGCAGAACGCCGACGGACTCGTCCTCGGCCGTGTCCGGGACACCGGACGCAGCCCGAGCGACCCGGCCGTACGTGACGACCGGACCCGGGAGGCCCTGGCCTTCCACACCGACCCCACCGATCTCCTCGCCCTGCTGACGCTGCGCACGCCCCGCACCGGCGGACACGTCTCCCTGGTCAGCGCGGCCGCGGTCCACAACGCGGTGCTGGACCTGCGCCCCGACCTCGCCGGGCGCCTGTACCGCACGTACCACTTCGACCGCCGCGAGGAGCACGCTCCCGGCGAACCGCCCTGCGCGGTGGCCCCGCTGGTCTCCCGCCACGACGGCCCCGCGGGCACGCTGAGCATGCGCTACGACCGGTCCTGTCTCGAATCCGCCCAGCGCTTCCCCCACGTGCCCCGCCTGGAACCGGCCGACCACGAGCTCTTCGATCTCATCGACTCCGTGGCCGGCTCCCCCGAGTACCGGCTCGACCTCGACCTCCGGGCCGGGGACCTGCTCGTGCTCAACACACACCGGGTGATGCACGCCCGAACGGCGATCGAGGATCCTCGATCGCCGGAACACGAACACCACCTGCTGCGCCTCTGGCTCGCCTTCCCGCAGGGACCAGGCAGCCGGGACACCCACCACTGGGTCACGCTTCGTGATGTGATCCGACCGCGCGGCACGGCCGCGCCCCGCGCGACGAACGCAAGGAGATACCCGGCATGA
- a CDS encoding quinone oxidoreductase family protein: protein MAHAIRFKETGGPEVLRWEEVVVGDPGPGEVRIRHHAVGLNFADTYFRTGLYPAPLPAGLGVEAAGVVEAVGAGVTEFTEGDRVTYTGSPLGAYSTERVMPVGSLIKLPDGIAFETAAAMTMRGLTSAYLLRRIHPLEAGDTILLTAAAGGVGLIVCQWAKLLGLNVIGTVSTEEKAELARAHGCDHVIHYRSENVAERVRELTDGAGVPVAFDSVGKTTYASSLASLRRRGLLVCFGTASGPVPPIDAMQLAVQGSLFVTRPALADYIADPAERAELAGELFDHVTSGRITIEVNQRYALEDAAQAHRDLEAGQTTGSSVFVL from the coding sequence GTGGCCCACGCCATTCGATTCAAGGAGACCGGCGGTCCCGAGGTCCTGCGCTGGGAGGAGGTCGTCGTCGGCGACCCCGGCCCCGGTGAGGTCCGGATCCGCCACCACGCCGTCGGACTCAACTTCGCCGACACCTACTTCCGCACCGGGCTCTACCCCGCGCCGCTGCCCGCCGGGCTCGGCGTCGAGGCCGCGGGCGTGGTCGAGGCGGTCGGCGCGGGCGTCACCGAGTTCACCGAGGGCGACCGGGTCACGTACACGGGAAGTCCGCTCGGCGCGTACAGCACCGAACGGGTCATGCCCGTCGGCTCGCTGATCAAGCTGCCGGACGGCATCGCCTTCGAGACCGCGGCCGCGATGACCATGCGCGGTCTGACCTCCGCGTACCTGCTCCGCAGGATCCACCCTCTCGAGGCGGGTGACACGATCCTGCTGACGGCGGCGGCGGGCGGCGTCGGCCTCATCGTCTGCCAGTGGGCCAAGCTGCTCGGACTGAACGTCATCGGCACCGTCTCCACCGAGGAGAAGGCCGAGCTGGCCCGCGCCCACGGCTGCGACCACGTCATCCACTACCGGTCCGAGAACGTGGCCGAGCGGGTGCGCGAACTCACCGACGGCGCAGGGGTTCCGGTGGCCTTCGACAGCGTCGGCAAGACGACGTACGCCTCCTCTCTCGCGTCGCTGCGCCGCCGGGGCCTGCTCGTCTGCTTCGGCACCGCCTCGGGCCCCGTCCCGCCCATCGACGCCATGCAACTCGCCGTCCAGGGCTCCCTGTTCGTCACCCGGCCGGCGCTCGCCGACTACATCGCGGACCCGGCTGAGCGGGCGGAACTCGCGGGCGAGCTCTTCGACCACGTCACCTCCGGCCGCATCACCATCGAGGTCAACCAGCGGTACGCCCTCGAGGACGCCGCCCAGGCACACCGCGACCTGGAGGCGGGGCAGACCACCGGATCGTCCGTCTTCGTGCTCTGA
- a CDS encoding AraC family transcriptional regulator, which yields MRPLVRTAALSGYVELCRSLGIDPQALLKRVGLDTAALTVQDRWISGTAAVQVLELSAAESGHEDFGVLLAEFRRFSTLGPISLVVREEPDVRSALEMLIRHQYMYNEVLHTRLSEGDGLATLKVDLRLGEAMESRQATELAVVAFHRILSDFLHARWQPLSVWFRHSAPADTSAHEDAFGPIVEFDREIDGIVFYADDLDAPNAMADPLMREYARQYFDAIAVPKDTTAADRVRELIEVLLPTGRCSVEQVARSLGVDRRTVHRHLAGSGETFSSLLNVTRRHLAEQFVANPRRSLTEISDLLGFSSLSGFSRWFREQFGCSPRAWRESRTP from the coding sequence ATGAGACCTCTGGTCCGCACCGCCGCCCTGAGCGGCTACGTCGAGCTGTGCCGCTCCCTCGGGATCGATCCGCAGGCACTGCTGAAGCGGGTGGGCCTGGACACCGCCGCCCTCACCGTCCAGGACCGGTGGATCTCCGGCACGGCCGCCGTCCAGGTGCTGGAACTGTCGGCGGCCGAGTCGGGCCACGAGGACTTCGGGGTCCTCCTCGCCGAGTTCCGCCGCTTCTCCACGCTCGGCCCCATCAGCCTGGTCGTCCGCGAGGAACCGGACGTGCGCAGCGCGCTGGAGATGCTGATCCGCCATCAGTACATGTACAACGAGGTGCTGCACACCCGGCTGTCCGAGGGCGACGGACTGGCCACGCTGAAGGTGGATCTGAGGCTCGGCGAGGCCATGGAGTCCCGGCAGGCGACGGAACTGGCCGTCGTCGCCTTCCACCGCATCCTGAGCGACTTCCTGCACGCCCGCTGGCAGCCGCTGTCCGTGTGGTTCCGCCACTCCGCGCCGGCGGACACCTCGGCGCACGAGGACGCGTTCGGGCCCATCGTGGAGTTCGACCGCGAGATCGACGGGATCGTCTTCTACGCCGACGACCTCGACGCTCCGAACGCCATGGCGGACCCGCTGATGCGCGAGTACGCCCGTCAGTACTTCGACGCGATCGCCGTACCGAAGGACACCACCGCCGCGGACCGGGTGCGCGAACTGATCGAGGTCCTGCTGCCCACCGGGCGCTGCTCGGTCGAGCAGGTGGCGCGCAGCCTCGGCGTCGACCGGCGCACGGTCCACCGCCATCTGGCCGGGTCGGGCGAGACGTTCTCCTCGCTCCTCAATGTCACCCGGCGCCATCTCGCGGAACAGTTCGTGGCGAACCCCCGGCGGTCGCTGACGGAGATCTCCGACCTGCTGGGGTTCTCGTCGCTGAGCGGGTTCTCACGGTGGTTCCGCGAGCAGTTCGGATGCAGCCCCCGAGCGTGGCGCGAGAGCAGGACTCCGTAG
- a CDS encoding DUF485 domain-containing protein — protein sequence MHAGPAPHLETGMSYDSSAPRPARPPRGHQNSFAQHVPDAAAAEPLRGGASPRAWTGHHRDLRILRRAYRRQRRVTTFAVLGCFTLFLGLTAGCPGLMNRPVTGGLSAGLVIALSQIPATWLAVLVYERTARRYVDPLARRVNRSVPWAEAQQEQKR from the coding sequence ATGCACGCCGGGCCCGCACCCCACCTGGAGACCGGCATGTCGTACGACAGCTCCGCCCCACGGCCCGCACGACCGCCGCGGGGACACCAGAACTCGTTCGCCCAGCACGTCCCGGACGCGGCCGCGGCGGAACCCTTACGCGGCGGGGCATCACCCCGCGCCTGGACCGGGCACCACCGCGATCTGCGCATCCTGCGGCGCGCCTACCGCCGTCAGCGGCGCGTGACCACCTTCGCGGTGCTCGGCTGCTTCACTCTCTTCCTCGGCCTGACCGCCGGCTGCCCCGGCCTGATGAACCGTCCCGTCACCGGTGGTCTCTCGGCCGGCCTGGTCATCGCCCTCTCCCAGATCCCCGCCACCTGGCTCGCCGTGCTCGTCTACGAACGCACCGCCCGCCGCTATGTGGATCCCCTCGCGCGCCGGGTGAACCGGAGCGTTCCGTGGGCCGAAGCCCAGCAGGAGCAGAAGCGGTGA
- a CDS encoding TauD/TfdA dioxygenase family protein translates to MDHTLAPPEGAPVRAHHRGSIKVEPLTCTIGAELSGVNLGDAARDDDLFEEIRSLLLQYKVLFLRDQDITRAEHVAFAERFGALEDHPVAGSDPEHPGLVRIYKDLDSPAEHYENALHTDATWRENPPMGAVLRCIEGPPVGGDTIWVNMAEAYRRLPEDIRTKIRGLRARHSIEATFGAAMPQEKRHALKERFPDAEHPVVRVHPETGEEILFVNAFATHFVNYHTPENVRFGQDFAPGAGLLLNYLIGQAAIPEYQVRWRWTPNSVAIWDNRSTQHYAVQDYWPAVRRMERAGIVGDRPF, encoded by the coding sequence ATGGACCACACGCTCGCTCCCCCCGAGGGCGCCCCGGTCCGCGCCCACCACCGCGGCTCGATCAAGGTCGAACCGCTGACCTGTACCATCGGCGCGGAACTGTCCGGAGTGAATCTCGGCGACGCCGCACGCGACGACGACCTCTTCGAAGAGATCAGGTCTCTGTTGCTCCAGTACAAGGTGCTGTTCCTGCGCGACCAGGACATCACGCGCGCCGAACACGTCGCGTTCGCCGAACGGTTCGGCGCGCTGGAGGACCACCCGGTGGCCGGCAGCGACCCCGAGCACCCCGGCCTCGTGCGGATCTACAAGGACCTGGACAGCCCGGCGGAGCACTACGAGAACGCCCTGCACACCGATGCCACCTGGCGCGAGAACCCGCCCATGGGCGCCGTGCTGCGGTGCATCGAAGGGCCTCCCGTCGGCGGGGACACGATCTGGGTGAACATGGCCGAGGCGTACCGCCGGCTGCCCGAGGACATCCGCACCAAGATCCGTGGCCTCCGGGCCCGGCACAGCATCGAGGCCACGTTCGGCGCCGCCATGCCGCAGGAGAAGCGGCACGCTCTCAAGGAGCGGTTCCCCGACGCGGAACACCCGGTGGTGCGCGTCCATCCGGAGACCGGCGAGGAGATCCTCTTCGTCAACGCGTTCGCCACCCACTTCGTCAACTACCACACGCCGGAGAACGTGCGGTTCGGGCAGGACTTCGCCCCCGGCGCGGGCCTCCTGCTCAACTACCTGATCGGCCAGGCCGCGATCCCGGAGTACCAGGTGCGCTGGCGCTGGACCCCGAACAGTGTCGCCATCTGGGACAACCGCTCCACCCAGCACTACGCCGTACAGGACTACTGGCCCGCCGTCCGCCGGATGGAGCGCGCCGGGATCGTCGGCGACAGACCGTTCTAG
- a CDS encoding peptidylprolyl isomerase gives MNENVYFDVTANDEPLGRIEFKLYDDVVPKTAKNFRELATGAHGFGYKGSPFHRVIPDFMLQGGDFTRQNGTGGKSIYGEKFADENFQLKHTKPGLLSMANAGPNTNGSQFFITTVVTGWLDGKHVVFGEVVKGMDVVEAIEKLGSGNGSTSKKIVVSDCGTV, from the coding sequence ATGAACGAGAACGTCTACTTCGACGTCACTGCAAACGACGAGCCGCTGGGCCGCATCGAGTTCAAGCTCTACGACGACGTCGTCCCGAAGACCGCGAAGAACTTCCGTGAGCTCGCCACCGGCGCGCACGGTTTCGGTTACAAGGGCTCGCCGTTCCATCGCGTCATCCCTGACTTCATGCTCCAGGGCGGCGACTTCACGCGGCAGAACGGCACGGGCGGCAAGAGCATCTACGGCGAGAAGTTCGCGGACGAGAACTTCCAGCTGAAGCACACCAAGCCGGGTCTGCTGTCGATGGCCAACGCGGGCCCGAACACCAACGGCTCGCAGTTCTTCATCACGACCGTCGTCACCGGCTGGCTGGACGGCAAGCACGTCGTCTTCGGCGAGGTCGTCAAGGGCATGGACGTCGTGGAAGCGATCGAGAAGCTCGGCAGCGGCAACGGCTCCACCTCCAAGAAGATCGTCGTCTCCGACTGCGGCACCGTCTGA
- a CDS encoding sodium/solute symporter gives MSDFAGSTQSWSLVAFSIAVTVTLLLCVLTGPDSDDLAEFYTGYRSLSPLRNGLAIAGDYISAATVLTIGGVIALCGFDGVVLALSTLLSLLVLMFLLAEPLRNTGKFTMGDVLARRMPGRTVRITGCGVTIAALVPMMLVQLASTGQLLAYILGFTDSSMKTGCIVGVGTLMITYAAIGGMRGTALIQLLKMVVLLGSGIVVSLLILRQFHWNPGALFTAAARRSGSPDAFLHGGLQFAGGPHPRLDMISTQFAIVLGGACLPHVTMRMFTANSARQVRRSMSWAVSSVALFMLMAGVVAIGAMALIGRAGVTAADPRGHTAYLLGSRAAFGPVVSRAETLLFTTVTTAIFLTLLASVAGMTLACANSLAHDVFADRGTAMSSQRETAFARGSALVVGAPVIALAVLVQNRSLQPLATMSFCVGASAIAPALVYSLFWRRYTRAGLLSTLIGGTLAVLVLMPGTSLVSGSPTSAFPAADFNWFPFTTTGLVSIPLGFAFGWLGSMLSGRRAADRERGVYERVESLILAGPRPRDR, from the coding sequence GTGAGCGACTTCGCCGGCTCCACGCAGTCCTGGTCCCTCGTCGCCTTCTCCATCGCCGTCACGGTCACCCTGCTGCTGTGCGTTCTGACCGGCCCCGACAGCGACGATCTCGCCGAGTTCTACACCGGCTACCGCTCGCTCTCCCCGCTGCGCAACGGACTCGCCATCGCCGGCGACTACATCTCCGCCGCGACCGTGCTGACCATCGGCGGTGTCATCGCCCTGTGCGGTTTCGACGGCGTCGTCCTCGCTCTCAGCACGCTGCTCTCCCTGCTGGTGCTGATGTTCCTGCTGGCCGAACCCCTGCGGAACACGGGGAAGTTCACCATGGGCGACGTACTGGCGCGCAGGATGCCGGGCCGCACCGTGCGGATCACGGGGTGCGGTGTCACGATCGCCGCTCTCGTGCCGATGATGCTCGTCCAACTCGCCAGCACGGGGCAGCTCCTGGCGTACATCCTCGGCTTCACGGACAGCTCCATGAAGACGGGCTGCATCGTGGGAGTCGGAACCCTGATGATCACCTACGCCGCCATCGGCGGCATGCGGGGCACCGCGTTGATCCAGCTCCTGAAGATGGTCGTGCTCCTCGGCTCCGGAATCGTCGTCTCTCTGCTGATCCTCCGTCAATTCCACTGGAACCCCGGGGCGTTGTTCACCGCGGCCGCGCGGCGCAGCGGCTCACCGGACGCGTTCCTGCACGGCGGACTCCAGTTCGCCGGTGGCCCGCATCCCCGGCTCGACATGATCAGTACGCAGTTCGCCATCGTGCTGGGCGGTGCCTGCCTCCCGCATGTGACCATGCGTATGTTCACCGCGAACAGCGCCCGCCAGGTGCGGCGTTCGATGTCCTGGGCGGTGTCGTCGGTGGCGTTGTTCATGCTGATGGCGGGCGTTGTCGCCATCGGGGCGATGGCCTTGATCGGCCGGGCCGGCGTCACCGCAGCCGACCCGCGCGGGCACACCGCCTATCTGCTGGGCTCTCGTGCCGCGTTCGGCCCCGTGGTGTCCCGGGCGGAGACCCTCTTGTTCACCACGGTGACCACGGCGATCTTCCTCACCCTGCTCGCCTCGGTCGCCGGCATGACCCTTGCCTGCGCCAACTCGCTGGCCCACGACGTCTTCGCGGACCGCGGCACCGCCATGTCGTCCCAGCGGGAGACGGCTTTCGCCCGCGGCTCGGCCCTGGTGGTCGGCGCGCCCGTGATCGCCCTCGCCGTCCTCGTCCAGAACCGAAGTCTCCAGCCGCTGGCCACGATGTCCTTCTGCGTGGGCGCCTCGGCGATCGCCCCGGCCCTGGTCTACAGCCTCTTCTGGCGCCGCTACACCCGCGCCGGTCTGCTGAGCACGCTCATCGGCGGCACGCTCGCCGTCCTGGTCCTGATGCCGGGCACCAGCCTGGTGTCCGGCTCCCCGACCTCCGCCTTTCCCGCCGCCGACTTCAACTGGTTCCCGTTCACCACCACGGGGCTGGTGTCCATCCCGCTGGGCTTCGCGTTCGGCTGGCTCGGCAGCATGCTGTCCGGGCGCCGGGCAGCGGACCGGGAACGCGGGGTGTACGAGCGTGTCGAGAGCCTGATCCTCGCCGGGCCGCGACCGAGGGACCGGTGA